A genomic window from Tautonia rosea includes:
- a CDS encoding alkaline phosphatase family protein, with protein sequence MRQSSWILGVLFAIWLAGAHSAIGSEVKGGSDESRTVVVWISLDGWRADYLDRGASPFLNELAQQGASSQALIPVFPSLTFPSHVSQATGVGVEQHGIPSNSFYDDETGLFYRYPGDAALLEAEPIWLTAARQGLRVASLDWTLSHNQLGPIRTDYFDPAFDGQLSDSDRLNRLLSVWRDDRGDEPLRLLLGYGSGLDKAGHSYGPDAPEVNEAIQEIDKILKHFHADLLELWRTKMSPDDQLILLITTDHGMSTVTTMVDLDRLAGVERAPGVVRLTSGNVGHLFFTERNDPDREGKIDRLIERVNGFDFARAYRRETLPQAWQYRHPTRVGDIVVVVDTGFAFAGRGFDSADGRVTAPVNEVDGPLGMHGYDPVTNPEMLGAAIVWRFPEPIGGLDLGPVHSLQLHATVARLLGIEPAEGARKDGIDLPPSR encoded by the coding sequence ATGCGTCAGTCTTCCTGGATTCTGGGGGTTCTATTCGCAATCTGGCTCGCCGGGGCACACTCGGCGATCGGGTCGGAGGTTAAGGGAGGTTCAGACGAATCGAGGACCGTGGTCGTTTGGATTAGCCTCGATGGCTGGCGAGCAGATTATCTGGACCGTGGCGCCTCACCCTTCTTGAACGAACTGGCACAGCAAGGGGCAAGTTCCCAAGCCTTGATTCCGGTCTTCCCCTCGCTCACCTTCCCGAGCCATGTTTCACAGGCGACCGGAGTGGGTGTCGAGCAACACGGTATTCCAAGCAACAGCTTTTATGATGATGAAACCGGGTTGTTCTACCGCTATCCGGGAGATGCCGCCTTGCTCGAGGCCGAGCCGATCTGGCTCACCGCCGCCCGGCAAGGGCTGAGGGTGGCATCGCTCGATTGGACCCTTTCTCACAACCAGCTCGGGCCCATCCGAACAGACTATTTCGACCCGGCGTTCGATGGCCAGCTCTCCGACTCAGATCGACTCAATCGCCTGCTCTCGGTCTGGCGAGACGATCGCGGTGACGAACCACTTCGGCTCTTGCTCGGCTACGGGAGCGGTCTCGACAAGGCGGGCCATTCCTACGGTCCCGATGCGCCGGAAGTGAACGAGGCAATCCAGGAGATCGACAAGATTCTCAAGCATTTCCATGCGGATTTACTCGAACTCTGGCGTACGAAGATGTCACCGGACGATCAACTCATTCTGCTGATCACGACCGATCACGGTATGTCGACCGTGACGACCATGGTCGATCTGGATCGGTTGGCCGGTGTCGAGCGTGCTCCCGGAGTCGTCCGCCTGACAAGCGGCAACGTTGGACATCTCTTCTTCACGGAACGAAATGACCCGGATCGTGAGGGGAAAATTGATCGGCTGATCGAGCGCGTGAACGGGTTCGACTTTGCTCGTGCCTACCGACGTGAGACGCTGCCGCAAGCCTGGCAGTATCGTCACCCGACTCGGGTGGGAGACATCGTTGTGGTGGTAGACACAGGGTTTGCCTTCGCCGGGAGAGGGTTTGACTCCGCCGACGGTCGCGTCACAGCGCCGGTCAACGAGGTTGACGGCCCCCTTGGGATGCACGGTTACGACCCAGTGACTAACCCCGAAATGCTCGGTGCGGCCATTGTCTGGCGTTTTCCCGAACCGATTGGCGGTCTTGATCTCGGCCCGGTTCACTCCCTCCAGCTTCATGCCACCGTGGCCCGACTTCTGGGCATTGAGCCAGCCGAAGGGGCTCGGAAGGATGGGATCGACCTTCCTCCTTCGCGTTGA
- the gnd gene encoding decarboxylating NADP(+)-dependent phosphogluconate dehydrogenase, with protein MATPTADIGLIGLAVMGENLVLNMEDHGFTVAVYNRTTSRVDAFLADRAKGKKIIGCHGIEELVASLKSPRKIMIMVKAGAAVDAVIDQLVPHLDKGDILIDGGNTHYPDTTRRTRALKEKGLQFIGTGVSGGEEGALKGPSIMPGGDPEAWPHVKPIFQAIAAKVDGGTPCCDWVGPEGAGHYVKMVHNGIEYGDMQLICEAYHLLHSLLGFSADALHEVFDRWNSGPLDSYLIEITRDIFGYRDPESGKPMVDLILDTAGQKGTGKWTVVSSADLGVPLTLIAEAVYARCLSALKDERVRASKILKGPADAGYSGNIQQFVDDIEMALYASKIMSYAQGFALMNAMAKESGWTIDNGKVALMWRGGCIIRSAFLGKIKESFDRSHDLDNLMLDPYFHSEIERAQNGWRRVVSVAVSHGIPIPAMSSALAYYDGYRSERLPTNLLQAQRDYFGAHTYERIDRSRGEFFHTNWTGRGGTTASTSYNA; from the coding sequence ATGGCCACTCCCACCGCCGATATCGGCCTCATTGGCCTCGCCGTCATGGGCGAGAACCTCGTCCTCAACATGGAGGACCACGGGTTCACCGTGGCGGTCTACAACCGGACCACCAGCCGGGTTGACGCGTTTCTGGCCGATCGGGCGAAAGGGAAGAAGATCATCGGCTGTCACGGCATCGAGGAGTTGGTCGCCTCCTTGAAATCGCCGCGCAAGATTATGATCATGGTCAAGGCTGGTGCTGCGGTCGACGCGGTGATTGACCAGCTTGTCCCCCATCTGGACAAGGGGGATATTCTGATCGACGGCGGCAACACACATTATCCCGATACGACCCGGCGGACCCGAGCTCTGAAGGAAAAAGGGCTCCAGTTTATCGGCACGGGTGTTTCAGGTGGCGAGGAGGGAGCGCTGAAAGGCCCCTCGATTATGCCTGGAGGCGATCCCGAGGCTTGGCCGCACGTCAAGCCGATCTTCCAGGCGATTGCGGCAAAAGTGGACGGCGGCACCCCGTGTTGCGACTGGGTCGGCCCCGAGGGAGCGGGCCATTACGTCAAGATGGTCCATAATGGGATCGAATATGGCGATATGCAGCTCATTTGCGAAGCGTATCACTTGCTTCACTCCTTGCTCGGCTTCAGCGCTGATGCCCTGCACGAGGTCTTCGACCGGTGGAACTCGGGACCGCTTGACAGTTATCTGATTGAGATCACGCGCGACATCTTCGGCTACCGGGATCCTGAGTCTGGCAAACCGATGGTCGACTTGATCCTCGATACGGCCGGCCAGAAGGGAACGGGCAAGTGGACCGTCGTCTCCTCGGCCGACCTCGGCGTGCCTCTCACCTTGATTGCCGAGGCAGTCTATGCCCGTTGCCTCTCGGCCCTGAAAGACGAGCGCGTTCGAGCCTCGAAGATCCTGAAAGGACCGGCCGACGCGGGTTACTCGGGGAACATCCAGCAGTTTGTTGATGACATTGAGATGGCACTCTATGCCAGCAAGATCATGTCCTACGCCCAGGGCTTTGCATTGATGAACGCCATGGCAAAGGAGTCGGGGTGGACGATCGACAACGGCAAGGTCGCTTTGATGTGGCGCGGTGGCTGCATTATTCGAAGCGCCTTCCTGGGGAAAATCAAGGAATCATTCGATCGAAGTCACGACCTCGACAACCTGATGCTGGATCCGTACTTCCACAGTGAGATTGAGCGAGCTCAGAACGGATGGCGGCGGGTCGTCTCGGTCGCCGTGAGCCACGGCATCCCGATCCCTGCCATGAGTTCGGCGCTTGCCTACTACGATGGCTATCGTTCCGAGCGCCTTCCGACCAACCTGCTGCAGGCTCAGCGCGACTACTTCGGGGCTCATACCTACGAGCGCATCGACCGTTCCCGGGGCGAGTTCTTCCACACCAACTGGACCGGACGCGGCGGTACGACCGCTTCGACCAGCTATAACGCTTGA
- a CDS encoding diphosphate--fructose-6-phosphate 1-phosphotransferase: MPASNVVVAQSGGPTCVINNSLRGIVETCFRMPEHFGKVFAGRFGIEGVLKEELIDLSASPAEEIALLRTSPAAGGIGTCRYKLKPGQDEDFARVVEVLKAHNVGYFFYIGGNDSQDTAHKVAQLAHEKGLDLIATGVPKTIDNDLGDSEFTLLDHSPGYGSVARYMAQYIRQVNEENAGSCPADPVMVIQAMGRKIGYIPAAARLADPNREMPLQIYMAESKVSLEQLGQNVVETLREFGRCIVVVSEGFDVGDLGASRDTFGHVQFSASQTTVAQVVTNYVNSLDLPVPGKARFQIPGTDQRNAIAYASVVDLDEAYRVGCHAVAVARDDGNGYMATILRDRTRGGYSVTYDKVPLEQVAAKDRSFPDHWIAPNRIDVTDDFVEYARPLIGSDWVSVPQVDGLARFAKISQVLAPKKLSTYVPQTYRR, encoded by the coding sequence ATGCCCGCGTCCAACGTTGTCGTGGCCCAATCCGGAGGCCCGACCTGTGTGATCAATAACAGCCTCCGCGGGATCGTCGAGACCTGCTTCCGCATGCCGGAGCACTTCGGCAAAGTCTTCGCAGGTCGGTTCGGGATCGAAGGGGTGCTCAAGGAAGAACTGATCGACCTTTCGGCGTCACCTGCCGAGGAGATCGCGCTATTGCGCACGTCTCCGGCCGCCGGAGGGATCGGCACCTGCCGATACAAGCTCAAACCCGGGCAGGATGAGGATTTCGCCCGGGTTGTTGAGGTCCTCAAGGCCCACAACGTCGGCTATTTCTTCTACATTGGCGGCAACGACTCCCAGGATACCGCCCACAAGGTCGCCCAACTCGCCCACGAGAAGGGGCTCGACCTCATCGCCACCGGCGTGCCGAAGACCATCGACAACGACCTGGGAGATAGCGAGTTCACCCTGCTCGACCACTCTCCGGGCTATGGCTCGGTCGCCCGCTACATGGCTCAGTACATCCGCCAAGTGAACGAGGAAAACGCTGGAAGTTGCCCGGCCGACCCGGTGATGGTCATCCAGGCGATGGGACGAAAGATCGGCTACATCCCCGCCGCTGCTCGCCTGGCTGACCCGAATCGCGAGATGCCGCTTCAAATCTACATGGCTGAGTCCAAGGTCAGCCTTGAACAACTCGGTCAGAACGTGGTCGAGACGCTCCGCGAATTCGGTCGCTGTATCGTGGTCGTCTCCGAAGGGTTCGACGTGGGCGACCTGGGTGCCTCTCGTGACACCTTCGGCCACGTCCAGTTCAGCGCCAGCCAGACGACTGTCGCCCAGGTCGTGACCAATTACGTCAATTCGCTTGATCTCCCCGTGCCCGGCAAGGCCCGCTTCCAGATTCCGGGGACCGACCAGCGCAACGCCATTGCCTACGCCAGTGTGGTCGACCTCGACGAGGCCTACCGGGTCGGTTGCCACGCAGTCGCCGTGGCGCGAGACGACGGCAACGGCTACATGGCGACGATCCTTCGTGACCGGACACGAGGCGGCTACAGCGTCACGTATGATAAGGTCCCGCTGGAACAGGTCGCTGCCAAGGATCGGTCATTCCCGGACCACTGGATCGCACCCAACCGCATCGACGTGACCGACGACTTCGTCGAGTACGCACGCCCCTTGATCGGGAGCGACTGGGTCAGCGTTCCGCAGGTTGACGGGCTCGCGCGGTTCGCCAAAATCTCTCAGGTGCTCGCCCCGAAGAAACTCTCAACCTACGTCCCCCAGACTTACCGCCGCTGA